In one window of Meiothermus sp. DNA:
- a CDS encoding NAD(P)-dependent alcohol dehydrogenase produces MDTTAKPQSNASVRTMKAAIRTEYGPPGVLHMAEVPRPTPKDTEVLVKIFVTTVTSADCRLRSLNVPAGFGLIVRLAMGMWRPRQTVLGSEFAGEVEAIGSKVTGFKVGDRVFGMSGASMGAYAQYKCAAEDGPLAHIPPNLSYEEAAALPFGGTTALDFFRRGGLKAGDRLLVNGASGAVGVAAVQLARDLGADVTAVCSGRNAELVLELGACRVVDYTRQDFTRLGQTYDVILDTVGTAPFVRSKPVLRKGGRLLLVLATLAQMLAAPWESLVGGRKIVAGPGSERAEDVRLLAKLAQEGRLRPVIDRRYSLEQIAEAHSYVETGRKRGSVVLTVQHEPHATRS; encoded by the coding sequence ATGGACACAACCGCCAAACCGCAATCCAATGCCAGTGTACGCACCATGAAAGCCGCTATACGCACTGAGTATGGCCCGCCTGGAGTGCTCCACATGGCCGAAGTGCCAAGGCCCACCCCGAAAGACACCGAGGTGTTGGTCAAGATTTTTGTCACCACTGTCACTTCGGCTGATTGCCGTCTGCGCAGCTTGAATGTACCTGCCGGGTTCGGGCTGATTGTCCGCCTGGCCATGGGGATGTGGCGGCCTCGTCAAACGGTGCTGGGCAGCGAGTTCGCCGGAGAGGTAGAAGCCATAGGGTCAAAAGTGACGGGTTTTAAGGTAGGCGACCGCGTGTTTGGGATGAGCGGAGCTAGCATGGGGGCCTACGCCCAGTACAAGTGTGCCGCAGAGGATGGCCCACTGGCGCACATTCCGCCTAACCTGAGTTATGAAGAGGCTGCAGCCCTGCCCTTTGGCGGAACCACCGCTCTGGACTTTTTTCGGCGGGGCGGGCTCAAAGCAGGCGACCGTCTGCTGGTCAACGGGGCCTCTGGGGCGGTAGGGGTGGCCGCGGTGCAGCTTGCTCGAGACCTGGGGGCAGATGTAACAGCTGTGTGTAGCGGTAGAAATGCTGAACTGGTACTTGAACTGGGGGCCTGCCGGGTGGTGGACTATACCCGGCAAGACTTTACCCGACTGGGGCAGACCTATGACGTGATTCTGGATACGGTGGGCACAGCTCCTTTTGTCAGGAGTAAGCCGGTGCTACGCAAGGGTGGGCGCTTGCTGCTGGTGCTGGCGACCCTGGCGCAGATGCTCGCGGCTCCCTGGGAGTCGCTGGTGGGGGGCCGAAAGATTGTGGCCGGGCCGGGCAGCGAACGGGCCGAGGATGTGCGCTTACTGGCAAAGCTGGCGCAAGAAGGCCGCCTGAGGCCGGTAATTGACCGCCGCTATTCGCTCGAGCAGATTGCCGAAGCCCACAGTTATGTGGAAACCGGGCGCAAACGGGGAAGTGTGGTGCTCACGGTGCAACACGAACCCCACGCAACGCGCTCATGA
- a CDS encoding ABC transporter permease: MRKGNLPGTWLALGFLVALALVGPWLAPYDPKEVVARPFQPPSAQHWLGTNDLGQDILSELLTGGRISLVVGFSAAFIALLLGLTIGLVAGYSTGWLGTALMRLADLVLVIPFLPLAIVIAAYLGPSLWNLVLLIGLVSWARPARVIRSVVLAVRGMTYVEATVALGASSLHIARFHLLPAVFPVAFAQLIALASSAILLESSLSFLGLGDPTQKSWGSILFYAQVRGSFLNGAWPWWALPPGLLITSSVLALAALGRGLERGSPRISP; encoded by the coding sequence ATGCGGAAGGGTAATCTACCAGGTACCTGGCTGGCGCTGGGGTTTCTTGTTGCTCTGGCCCTTGTGGGGCCATGGTTGGCTCCCTACGACCCCAAAGAAGTGGTCGCCAGGCCATTTCAACCCCCTTCGGCCCAACACTGGCTCGGAACCAACGACCTCGGACAGGACATTTTATCTGAGCTACTTACCGGTGGCCGTATCTCACTCGTGGTAGGTTTTTCGGCAGCGTTTATCGCTCTATTACTGGGTCTGACGATAGGTTTGGTGGCTGGCTACAGTACAGGATGGCTGGGTACAGCCCTGATGCGTTTGGCCGATCTGGTGCTGGTAATACCGTTTTTGCCCCTGGCCATTGTGATTGCAGCCTATCTGGGCCCGAGCCTGTGGAATCTGGTGCTTTTGATCGGCCTGGTTTCCTGGGCCCGGCCTGCCAGGGTGATTCGTTCGGTGGTGCTTGCCGTGCGGGGCATGACCTATGTGGAGGCTACTGTGGCGCTGGGGGCGAGTAGCCTGCATATAGCACGATTTCATTTGCTGCCCGCCGTTTTTCCGGTGGCTTTTGCGCAGCTTATTGCCCTGGCTTCCAGTGCAATTTTACTGGAGTCCTCCTTGAGTTTCTTAGGATTGGGCGACCCCACCCAAAAAAGCTGGGGCAGTATTCTTTTTTACGCTCAGGTACGGGGTTCTTTCCTGAACGGTGCCTGGCCCTGGTGGGCCTTGCCCCCGGGTTTACTGATTACCTCGAGCGTACTGGCTTTAGCTGCGCTAGGAAGGGGCCTCGAGCGTGGATCGCCCAGGATATCACCCTAG
- a CDS encoding DUF6326 family protein, giving the protein MELPQRALEDIKVNMKLKLAALWASFMFFYIYVDYFHLYMPGSIEEMLAGKVFMFDITQVFLLMAMIFVAIPALMIFLSAALPARVNRWTNIIVAAVYIPYMLFNLAGEAWVHMYFAAAVEVVLLLLIMRYAWKWPKHEA; this is encoded by the coding sequence ATGGAACTACCACAAAGGGCGTTGGAAGACATCAAGGTCAATATGAAGCTGAAGCTTGCGGCATTGTGGGCGAGTTTTATGTTTTTTTACATCTATGTAGATTATTTCCACTTATACATGCCGGGCTCCATAGAAGAAATGCTCGCAGGAAAAGTGTTTATGTTTGACATTACACAAGTCTTTCTGCTTATGGCAATGATTTTTGTGGCAATTCCTGCCCTTATGATTTTCCTTTCGGCTGCCTTGCCAGCTAGAGTAAATCGTTGGACCAACATCATTGTGGCTGCGGTATATATTCCTTACATGTTGTTCAATTTGGCTGGTGAAGCCTGGGTACACATGTATTTTGCTGCAGCTGTAGAAGTGGTTCTTCTTTTGCTAATTATGCGTTATGCATGGAAGTGGCCTAAACACGAAGCATGA